In one window of Clavelina lepadiformis chromosome 4, kaClaLepa1.1, whole genome shotgun sequence DNA:
- the LOC143452726 gene encoding uncharacterized protein LOC143452726 produces MTCKILKPTMKISQSITQAENPVVQQLADMKDQTEYMKQFRVALGSALDEVKNLRTELAHEKSKGLEILQRKCLQLQVYQSSTSTIESNEEESSQQTEGSLDHANTNLLVAGLEVHKDISQIIAESAEKIDRVRNGVVARKHQLSELKKKLQVSNSVLIRRESKLEEKINQERQLQEEIKQLALELSQFKASDKNQKLQFDKEREHYTHQTSNLLQKVTFLESEITTLRTSIYHKDRELVEARNYLLWSRDTGCGNCAHMKRYVKSLEHELERYRYSGQPYSDLRNIAYHSNYNETGQVQDSAGQHVKNYYYNTSDTSPVSSCNRRSLKPRISHTNRNTAEVYQRQQLANRQRHEFRNASQVLSPISEDAEESLTDQVQEDLTENSSCASLASVQNDCISRVSDPAVAFPSNLSLIKPALDSSPQTSNKTYDYYTVHSADENVIKPSANNHVVTKPSYLQMSDEKRVSCVTKGNTEAGVHILQPDIDNICVGVDCQNSLFFEKVKANIIPLQNQVPVSVALGNVKGSSPDGPMTNTNRAIEKYNFTHGSRSFPSFPASLSPTPSSILSTTEDNTSDTAGCCSSDSGILSRSESHKRFVKTRRSGKRKSQRFVKFRGHTIDVTRFSMLEFRQIMWSVSSQDNASDDFLNFLAAEASRLQKDNYWANKHTLGDPDDWLKLKGSY; encoded by the exons atgacTTGTAAGATCTTGAAACCAACCATGAAAATCAGCCAGTCTATTACCCAAGCGGAGAATCCAGTCGTGCAGCAGTTGGCTGATATGAAAGATCAGACAGAATATATGAAACAATTTCGTGTAGCTCTTGGATCAGCTCTGGacgaagtaaaaaatttacGAACCGAACTCGCTCATGAAAAATCTAAAGGACTAGAGATCTTACAAAGAAAATGTCTACAACTACAAGTGTATCAAAGTAGCACAAGCACAATCGAAAGTAATGAGGAGGAATCTTCACAACAAACTGAAGGGTCATTGGATCATGCCAACACAAATTTGTTAGTCGCAG GTCTCGAAGTTCACAAAGACATATCTCAGATAATTGCGGAGTCTGCTGAAAAAATCGATCGCGTTCGCAATGGTGTTGTTGCCAGGAAACATCAGCTTAGCGAGTTGAAGAAGAAACTGCAAGTGTCAAATTCAGTGTTGATTCGACGTGAATCAAAACTTGAAGAGAAGATCAACCAAGAACGTCAACTCCAAGAAGAAATAAAGCAGCTTGCTCTGGAACTAAGTCAATTTAAGGCGTCTGACAAAAACCAGAAGTTGCAATTTGACAAAGAACGTGAACATTACACACACCAAACGAGCAACTTACTACAGAAAGTTACTTTCCTGGAAAGTGAAATCACTACACTACGAACTTCAATTTATCACAAAGACAGAGAATTGGTTGAAGCcagaaattatttattatggaGTCGTGATACAGGATGTGGTAACTGTGCCCACATGAAACGATACGTAAAGAGTTTAGAACATGAACTGGAGAGGTATCGCTATAGTGGCCAACCATACTCGGATCTGAGAAACATTGCTTATCATAGCAATTACAATGAAACAGGCCAAGTGCAAGATTCCGCTGGACAACATGTCAAGAATTACTATTACAACACCAGTGACACTTCGCCTGTTAGTAGTTGCAATCGGCGATCGTTGAAACCCCGAATTAGCCATACAAACCGAAACACTGCTGAAGTTTACCAACGCCAACAACTAGCAAATCGTCAACGCCATGAATTTCGAAACGCTAGTCAGGTACTTTCCCCCATCAGTGAAGATGCGGAAGAAAGTCTCACGGATCAAGTACAGGAAGATCTTACGGAGAACAGTTCTTGTGCGTCCTTAGCCTCTGTACAAAATGATTGCATATCGCGAGTTTCCGATCCTGCTGTTGCTTTTCCTTCCAACCTTTCACTCATCAAACCGGCCCTTGACTCAAGTCCCCAAACATCGAATAAAACTTATGATTATTACACCGTGCATTCTGCAGACGAAAATGTCATCAAGCCATCCGCAAACAATCACGTAGTTACGAAGCCTAGTTATCTTCAAATGTCAGACGAAAAACGTGTTTCGTGTGTGACTAAAGGCAACACAGAAGCTGGGGTACATATTTTGCAGCCTGACATTGACAACATTTGCGTTGGCGTTGATTGTCAAAACTCGCTTTTTTTCGAAAAGGTTAAGGCAAACATTATTCCTCTCCAAAACCAAGTTCCCGTTTCTGTTGCGCTTGGAAATGTAAAAGGATCTTCCCCTGACGGCCCGATGACCAACACCAATAGAGCTATCGAAAAGTATAATTTCACACATGGCTCCCGTTCTTTTCCTTCTTTTCCAGCTTCACTCTCTCCAACACCCAGTAGTATCCTTTCGACAACGGAAGATAATACGTCCGATACCGCTGGGTGTTGCTCATCGGATTCTGGAATTTTAAGTCGCTCAGAATCGCATAAGCGTTTCGTAAAAACCCGTCGTAGTGGGAAAAGAAAATCACAACGCTTCGTTAAATTTCGTGGACATACAATTGATGTTACTCGATTTTCGATGCTGGAGTTTCGTCAAATTATGTGGTCTGTGTCGTCACAAGACAATGCCTCCGATGATTTCTTAAACTTTCTTGCGGCCGAAGCAAGTCGCTTGCAGAAGGATAACTATTGGGCAAATAAACACACCCTTGGTGACCCTGACGACTGGTTGAAATTGAAAGGTTCATATTAA
- the LOC143452041 gene encoding uncharacterized protein LOC143452041, with protein sequence MATGHFVLSVFLMLSISVQTEANTERHVIYWNTAMTPGLSGKDFVVNVEIGQFMDILCPQHSLLGITNGPRELSTFDLYNVTENEFDQCKSGGRKNFIFTCDRPERENKLTIKFQLISPSPLGFRFQYCQDYYLLASPRSQRSKPGCHQDLTRLRISVACKEEPTTTTTSSTTTTTTTTTTSTTRKSEMSRLLQSNKDYSDFIRRLLHSEKQSVSVETNTESKDHYSSVVVPMIVRPNNVLNNDSESNKEPEVLASNGQNDDGRNSAQSPHSNLFNTKMYIFVFFAAVVSILISENVTRI encoded by the exons ATGGCGACAGGTCATTTTGTTTTGTCGGTATTTTTGATGTTGAGCATCTCTGTTCAAACTGAAGCGAATACGGAACGTCACGTGATCTATTGGAATACAGCAATGACGCCAGG ACTTTCCGGAAAGGATTTTGTCGTAAACGTTGAAATTGGCCAGTTTATGGACATTCTATGTCCTCAGCACAGTCTCTTGGGAATTACGAATGGACCACGGGAACTTTCAACCTTTGACCTGTATAACGTCACGGAAAACGAATTCGATCAATGCAAATCGGGAG GTCGCAAGAATTTCATATTTACATGCGATCGACCGGAACGTGAAAATAAGCTGACAATAAAGTTTCAACTCATCAGTCCGTCACCTCTTGGATTTCGATTTCAATACTGCCAGGACTATTATTTGTTAG cTTCTCCACGCAGCCAGAGATCAAAGCCTGGCTGTCACCAAGACTTGACGCGACTTCGCATATCGGTTGCGTGCAAAG AAGAACCAACAACCACCACAACTTCTTCCACTACTACTACGACAACAACCACAACAACATCTACTACAAGAAAATCGGAAATGTCCAGACTTCTTCAGAGCAACAAGGATTACTCAGACTTCATTCGACGGTTGCTACATTCTGAAAAACAAAGCGTTTCCGTGGAAACTAACACAGAAAGCAAGGATCACTACTCATCTGTGGTTGTGCCCATGATCGTCCGACCTAACAACGTATTAAACAATGATTCTGAATCTAATAAAGAGCCTGAAGTACTTGCGTCAAACGGACAAAATGATGACGGGCGCAACAGCGCACAATCACCCCATTCAAACCTTTTTAATACTAAGATGTACATTTTCGTATTCTTTGCTGCAGTAGTTTCCATCCTTATTTCAGAGAATGTCACTCGGATATAG
- the LOC143452321 gene encoding ephrin-B2-like has translation MIRIIFLVLVITVDVSSPTKRHVIYWNSQMTPQLLSKEEWVLPVKIGEFMDILCPQKSLMGITHGPGEPEVFDLYNVTETDFDNCSHGGKNNFIFSCNLPEQENKLTIKFQLISPSPLGFRFQYCEDYYFVAVPRVKDLKPGCQETISTRLHISVACKHGRPNRPKITTTTKTTTTTSTSSTKMNTRPTTTVKSVSRKEEDLVIPKVVPPSRHPEPDKVQQQSQTDKKNGDGNASIRYHAKWPVIIMSSLISLFLVSFLTTSDLCVTVT, from the exons ATGATTCGGATTATATTTCTAGTACTTGTTATAACCGTCGACGTATCGTCACCCACGAAAAGACATGTGATTTACTGGAACTCACAGATGACGCCACA ATTGCTCAGCAAAGAGGAATGGGTACTTCCTGTAAAAATTGGAGAATTTATGGACATCCTCTGTCCTCAGAAAAGCTTGATGGGGATAACTCATGGTCCGGGAGAACCGGAGGTTTTCGACCTGTACAACGTAACAGAAACAGACTTTGACAACTGTAGCCATGGAG gTAAAAATAACTTCATATTCTCCTGTAATTTGCCCGAACAAGAAAATAAGCTGACAATTAAGTTTCAACTCATCAGCCCCTCGCCACTTGGATTCCGTTTCCAATATTGCGAAGATTATTATTTTGTCG cCGTTCCTCGTGTCAAAGACTTGAAACCAGGCTGTCAAGAAACCATATCTACAAGACTTCATATATCGGTAGCTTGCAAAC ACGGAAGGCCAAATAGACCGAAAATAACTaccacaacaaaaacaacaacaaccacTTCAACTTCCAGTACAAAAATGAACACTCGTCCAACGACTACTGTGAAATCTGTCTCACGAAAAGAAGAAGATTTAGTTATTCCAAAAGTCGTTCCGCCTAGCAGGCATCCCGAACCGGACAAAGTACAACAACAGTCTCAAACAGACAAGAAAAACGGAGACGGAAACGCCTCTATTCGGTACCACGCCAAGTGGCCAGTAATAATTATGTCGTCACTGATCAGTCTTTTCCTTGTCAGCTTTTTAACAACCTCCGATCTTTGCGTGACGGTCACGTGA